A genomic segment from Oncorhynchus keta strain PuntledgeMale-10-30-2019 chromosome 9, Oket_V2, whole genome shotgun sequence encodes:
- the LOC118376808 gene encoding astacin-like metalloprotease toxin 5 produces MVWLLILWVVQVGSVPIANFTNATTSNATFPATVDNSKNPINNSTNVTFSATGSTASTGPRRRQNDWYKTPETREEDLQFDLAIMEGDILVSEDRLAVKSLWPENEGVTSIPYKINGDLVDRKETMLAAFKMISDQTCILFHEYTNEINYIEFISGSGCASYVGFQGGAQPLYFGRACNVGNLCHELMHALGLHHEHTRPDRDQYITIQWDNVVSGKEDNFKVKEGDTQDLPYDYDSIMHYGTYYFSSNRNPTIDSKKSGVQIGQRNHLSPLDIARLNKLYQCE; encoded by the exons ATGGTTTGGCTTTTGATTCTCTGGGTTGTCCAAG TGGGCAGTGTTCCCATAGCCAATTTCACAAATGCTACTACTTCAAATGCTACTTTCCCTGCAACAG TGGACAACTCTAAAAACCCCATCAACAATTCTACAAATGTGACTTTCTCTGCCACAG GTTCTACTGCCTCGACGGGGCCACGTCGCAGACAAAATGATTGGTATAAAACACCTGAAACCAGAGAAG agGACTTACAGTTCGACCTTGCTATCATGGAGGGAGACATTCTGGTTTCG GAAGACCGATTAGCTGTGAAGTCCCTTTGGCCGGAGAATGAAGGCGTCACTTCTATCCCCTACAAGATCAACGGTGATCTGG TGGACAGAAAGGAAACTATGCTAGCAGCGTTCAAGATGATTTCAGACCAGACATGTATCCTCTTCCACGAATACACCAATGAGATTAACTACATAGAGTTCATCTCTGGGTCAGG CTGTGCGTCGTATGTAGGTTTTCAGGGCGGGGCCCAGCCTCTGTACTTCGGTAGAGCCTGTAACGTGGGGAACCTGTGTCATGAGCTGATGCATGCCCTGGGCCTGCACCACGAGCACACACGGCCAGACCGTGACCAATACATCACCATACAGTGGGACAACGTGGTCTCAG GAAAAGAAGATAACTTTAAGGTGAAGGAAGGAGACACTCAGGATCTGCCCTATGACTACGACTCCATAATGCACTACGGAAC TTATTACTTCTCATCAAACCGGAACCCCACTATTGACTCCAAGAAGAGTGGAGTCCAGATTGGACAGAGAAATCACCTGAGCCCCCTGGACATAGCACGCCTTAACAAACTCTATCAATGTG AATAA
- the LOC127931813 gene encoding astacin-like metalloprotease toxin 5 isoform X2 — protein MVWLLILWVVQVGSVPIANFTNATTSNATFPATVDNSKNPINNSTNVTFSATGSTASTGPRRRQNDWYKTPETREEDLQFDLAIMEGDILVSEDRLAVKSLWPENEGVTSIPYKINGDLVDRKETMLAAFKMISDQTCILFHEYTNEINYIEFISGSGCASYVGFQGGAQPLYFGRACNVGNLCHELMHALGLHHEHTRPDRDQYITIQWDNVVSGKEDNFKVKEGDTQDLPYDYDSIMHYGTYYFSSNRNPTIDSKKSGVQIGQRNHLSPWT, from the exons ATGGTTTGGCTTTTGATTCTCTGGGTTGTCCAAG TGGGCAGTGTTCCCATAGCCAATTTCACAAATGCTACTACTTCAAATGCTACTTTCCCTGCAACAG TGGACAACTCTAAAAACCCCATCAACAATTCTACAAATGTGACTTTCTCTGCCACAG GTTCTACTGCCTCGACGGGGCCACGTCGCAGACAAAATGATTGGTATAAAACACCTGAAACCAGAGAAG agGACTTACAGTTCGACCTTGCTATCATGGAGGGAGACATTCTGGTTTCG GAAGACCGATTAGCTGTGAAGTCCCTTTGGCCGGAGAATGAAGGCGTCACTTCTATCCCCTACAAGATCAACGGTGATCTGG TGGACAGAAAGGAAACTATGCTAGCAGCGTTCAAGATGATTTCAGACCAGACATGTATCCTCTTCCACGAATACACCAATGAGATTAACTACATAGAGTTCATCTCTGGGTCAGG CTGTGCGTCGTATGTAGGTTTTCAGGGCGGGGCCCAGCCTCTGTACTTCGGTAGAGCCTGTAACGTGGGGAACCTGTGTCATGAGCTGATGCATGCCCTGGGCCTGCACCACGAGCACACACGGCCAGACCGTGACCAATACATCACCATACAGTGGGACAACGTGGTCTCAG GAAAAGAAGATAACTTTAAGGTGAAGGAAGGAGACACTCAGGATCTGCCCTATGACTACGACTCCATAATGCACTACGGAAC TTATTACTTCTCATCAAACCGGAACCCCACTATTGACTCCAAGAAGAGTGGAGTCCAGATTGGACAGAGAAATCACCTGAGCCCCTGGACATAG
- the LOC127931813 gene encoding astacin-like metalloprotease toxin 5 isoform X3: MVWLLILWVVQVGSVPIANFTNATTSNATFPATVDNSKNPINNSTNVTFSATGSTASTGPRRRQNDWYKTPETREEDLQFDLAIMEGDILVSEDRLAVKSLWPENEGVTSIPYKINGDLVDRKETMLAAFKMISDQTCILFHEYTNEINYIEFISGSGCASYVGFQGGAQPLYFGRACNVGNLCHELMHALGLHHEHTRPDRDQYITIQWDNVVSGKEDNFKVKEGDTQDLPYDYDSIMHYGTFLLAVITSHQTGTPLLTPRRVESRLDREIT; this comes from the exons ATGGTTTGGCTTTTGATTCTCTGGGTTGTCCAAG TGGGCAGTGTTCCCATAGCCAATTTCACAAATGCTACTACTTCAAATGCTACTTTCCCTGCAACAG TGGACAACTCTAAAAACCCCATCAACAATTCTACAAATGTGACTTTCTCTGCCACAG GTTCTACTGCCTCGACGGGGCCACGTCGCAGACAAAATGATTGGTATAAAACACCTGAAACCAGAGAAG agGACTTACAGTTCGACCTTGCTATCATGGAGGGAGACATTCTGGTTTCG GAAGACCGATTAGCTGTGAAGTCCCTTTGGCCGGAGAATGAAGGCGTCACTTCTATCCCCTACAAGATCAACGGTGATCTGG TGGACAGAAAGGAAACTATGCTAGCAGCGTTCAAGATGATTTCAGACCAGACATGTATCCTCTTCCACGAATACACCAATGAGATTAACTACATAGAGTTCATCTCTGGGTCAGG CTGTGCGTCGTATGTAGGTTTTCAGGGCGGGGCCCAGCCTCTGTACTTCGGTAGAGCCTGTAACGTGGGGAACCTGTGTCATGAGCTGATGCATGCCCTGGGCCTGCACCACGAGCACACACGGCCAGACCGTGACCAATACATCACCATACAGTGGGACAACGTGGTCTCAG GAAAAGAAGATAACTTTAAGGTGAAGGAAGGAGACACTCAGGATCTGCCCTATGACTACGACTCCATAATGCACTACGGAACGT TTCTCCTGGCAGTTATTACTTCTCATCAAACCGGAACCCCACTATTGACTCCAAGAAGAGTGGAGTCCAGATTGGACAGAGAAATCACCTGA
- the LOC127931813 gene encoding astacin-like metalloprotease toxin 1 isoform X1 — translation MVWLLILWVVQVGSVPIANFTNATTSNATFPATVDNSKNPINNSTNVTFSATGSTASTGPRRRQNDWYKTPETREEDLQFDLAIMEGDILVSEDRLAVKSLWPENEGVTSIPYKINGDLVDRKETMLAAFKMISDQTCILFHEYTNEINYIEFISGSGCASYVGFQGGAQPLYFGRACNVGNLCHELMHALGLHHEHTRPDRDQYITIQWDNVVSGKEDNFKVKEGDTQDLPYDYDSIMHYGTSVTLLSSLFPMKSASNNYYFSSNRNPTIDSKKSGVQIGQRNHLSPWT, via the exons ATGGTTTGGCTTTTGATTCTCTGGGTTGTCCAAG TGGGCAGTGTTCCCATAGCCAATTTCACAAATGCTACTACTTCAAATGCTACTTTCCCTGCAACAG TGGACAACTCTAAAAACCCCATCAACAATTCTACAAATGTGACTTTCTCTGCCACAG GTTCTACTGCCTCGACGGGGCCACGTCGCAGACAAAATGATTGGTATAAAACACCTGAAACCAGAGAAG agGACTTACAGTTCGACCTTGCTATCATGGAGGGAGACATTCTGGTTTCG GAAGACCGATTAGCTGTGAAGTCCCTTTGGCCGGAGAATGAAGGCGTCACTTCTATCCCCTACAAGATCAACGGTGATCTGG TGGACAGAAAGGAAACTATGCTAGCAGCGTTCAAGATGATTTCAGACCAGACATGTATCCTCTTCCACGAATACACCAATGAGATTAACTACATAGAGTTCATCTCTGGGTCAGG CTGTGCGTCGTATGTAGGTTTTCAGGGCGGGGCCCAGCCTCTGTACTTCGGTAGAGCCTGTAACGTGGGGAACCTGTGTCATGAGCTGATGCATGCCCTGGGCCTGCACCACGAGCACACACGGCCAGACCGTGACCAATACATCACCATACAGTGGGACAACGTGGTCTCAG GAAAAGAAGATAACTTTAAGGTGAAGGAAGGAGACACTCAGGATCTGCCCTATGACTACGACTCCATAATGCACTACGGAACGTCAgtcacactcctctcctccttattCCCAATGAAGTCTGCTAGCAATAA TTATTACTTCTCATCAAACCGGAACCCCACTATTGACTCCAAGAAGAGTGGAGTCCAGATTGGACAGAGAAATCACCTGAGCCCCTGGACATAG